The following DNA comes from Schistocerca piceifrons isolate TAMUIC-IGC-003096 chromosome 3, iqSchPice1.1, whole genome shotgun sequence.
GAACAGTGTGATCCTAAAAGTTCTGTCTACAGAATTGTTGTCTTTCATCAGGTCTGCCGCATTACGTCGTTACTTGTCCCATTTTACAGAGATGACAAgcgtccgacctccacgttctgagACGTGGATGTCCAACACCTTGCCGCCAACTTGTGATTTCACCATCTGCAACCACTTTATATtcgtgctcacgacagtagtattgAGACAGTCGACCAGCttagccgtttccgagatgctcgttcccagctATTTGTCAGTGGATTTGCCATTTGTGACCCTTATTTCCGCTAGAATGATTATCCATTCTTCTCGTTCCTCTCAAATATTCTTTACTTGCCGCATCATGCGCCCATAGTGCCTCCTGGCGGCATTCAGTTTCGTGGTAAGCAGTGATCATCATGTTCAGGGTGGCTAGAGTTACTCTTTCGCTACTTGGGAGGCCCCCGAAAAACGAGTGATCGCAGGACAGTCCAATTTCGTGGCAACGTTTGAAAGAACATGCgcaagagaaataaaaaataaaccattgaaaggaaCCCTTTTTAATTTACACATGTTTCAATTGCGTACGGTTTTTACGTTTcatgttacaaacgttgctcaatgtgacgatcaTCATCATTCACAATGGCCCGGAACTGCACTGCAGATACCGTTTCACAACTGTTAGAAGCACTTTTCACGTGATGGACGATgaaatgttcagctgttgtgacacatCTCGTACACTGCTTgtagatcgcacattgcgtccaagATTCTCAGCAATGATAACACTATCTTCAACAATTTCTGGCACAATCGACCGACGGCCTCTCCTGGGAGCAATTATCAAATCGCCAGTTGATTTGAACTTCCGAATAACTTTCTTCTAGCCTGGTTCGGAAAAAGAACCTCTCTGTATCCCTTTAACAGGTCGAACTCGCAAAGAGTTGCGGCGCTGTTgctattgttttgataaaacagctttacgaatagagccctgctcaccttgtccagacccatgctgACTGTCTGAAACTGTAATGCACATCGGTACTTCCTTTTCAACCCTACATCGCCATGCCAGCACCAGCAcgaacggcaagtcatgacactaacactatttACGACACAAATCCTGCAGTTCACAGTCTGAATATCATTCCAGTAGTGTTCGGTATccatacggtaaacagttttccgtctgCACTGGCTCAAGAAGCGAAAGCTTATAACCACCGTGTGTCCGTTGATCGGTATATTTTAATTACTATTATTAACTTATTAATCAGTAACACAAGGTGATAACTGAACATTTAACAACCTGCGGGCGCCAGAAGACGTTTGAGGACGATTCCAGCTGAAGGATTAAAACACGGAATTTTGGAGAAAATGTTTAAAGAGCAGCAAGGTACGTCTTACTCACCCAGGAGGATTTTACCTTCACAGCAGCTGACTGGTTTCCTATATGGGGCGGTTGAAGCTAATGAATAGATGGACCTCGAAAGAAAtgaggagaaaagaagaaaatatctgTTTGCTCAGAATTAAACTTCCGACATTTATAAATTGGCGTATGTTGTCAGTTTTGACACATGACAGCTGGACATGGATCTTGATGCAAAAACTGTTCATAAACTTAGGTTTTGCCAGCAGTCGACAGAGATATTGGTGTTGTGTATCACTACAAGGAGCAGGGAAACAAACAGAATGATCCAGAAAGAGACTGGAATGGACACATAATGAAGAACGTATTGAAAATGAAACGCTTGGGTGGTTCTCCTATACAGGCAATTAGATCAAGGATGGAGGATTGCATTTGATCGAAGATTTCCTAAAGATAATTACAGATCAAGACGATGACCTAATCTAAGGAGAGTAGATGTCACTTAAAAAAAATACACAACTGAAGAGAAAATGAGAACACAACGCATGGAGTAATTTGGAGGCGGACTTCATTCGTTAGTGGACGTGAAAACGTGGCTAGTATTAAATTCAGTTAAATCAGTTTGTGCTGGAAGGTACTTACCTGTCCAGCGGCCATTTACATTTGTACCCGACAAGCCACCGAATAGCCTGTGGCGTAGGGATCGCATTGTATTTGTGCCTTCCGCTTTCTGCGCCGACGGTATTTCCGAAAGGCTATTGTCCCTATCCTTCTCTATAAACACAAAATGTCCCAATACTGTCACGTGGACATTACGTGAGATACAAATTTGACTAATTTTACGACTTGCGGTCTCGGAATTGTGTAAATAAAAGCTTCCCACGTTTCACGACGCCTTCTCTTAACGCCTCGCACCACAGTTTGTAGAGCGGATGTGTGACGTACTCATGCCTACTAAACTTTCACCGTGACGAAGCACACAACTCGTCTTTCGATTTTGTTAACCTCTCCTATCAATCCAACTCACAAGGGTCGTCTTTTGTGTGTGAACTTTCCTTTATTATGATGCTTAAAGTAAATCCGAGTCTGGTATCTCCCTTTCCCATGGCTTGAATGCCGTGTTGATTCTATGCTAAACCCTCTAGGGTTCTTGACGCCTGTGCAGTATGAGGTCGTCACGTCATTTCTTACTCTTTACGTTGATATCGAGAGTCTTTTGCCAGTCCTCGTATCAGTTTTCGGAGTTGTTACGCAATGCAGAATATTTTGAATATGGTCGATGTTCTAGTCATTCTGTGGTTCGTAGCGATTCTCGAACAAGGTACACTAAGAAATGTAGACGTTTTTGCCAGGTCATTTATATTACATCGTGAACAGCAGAGAAACCACTACACATATTGATATATGCCATGAGCTACTTTCGTGTCGTACAATAGCACCCCATGAAGCTTAGACAAGAATGAAGAGCTAATCTGAAGGTGTCACGTGTTTTGAACCTGTAAAAGATGTAGGAAACACAGGTGGCTACGACTCCACCGTTCACTTTTTATTCACTTTTTACAGCGATGGACAGAAcaccaaaacacaacacattactatgcATAATACGTTGCAGGAAGccctttggcattcaaaacagcttccatccgcgttggaatggataaatacagttcctTTATGATTTTAAAGGGAATCTTTCACGACTTTCcctgtaaaatagtggcaagttcagataacgattaTGGAAGTTGATTGTGATGATGGACCATTTTCTCCAAAGAAGACCACAAAGGCAAAATTACATTGGGATCTGCTGAAAGTGGTGCCGAGAGACGACGTGAAAATTCATTCTCGGGCTCAGAAAACCAGTCATGGACGATGATACCTACGTGAACGGGGGTCTTCTCCTCTTGGAGCACTGCATCAACACTAGGGAACAAACATTGCACGATGAGATGAATCTGTTGCCCAGAAatcgtcacataatccttggcagtatgcgaccttgcagaataaccatagGTCCCATAGAGTATAACGATACGGCTGTCGCAATTACCACCGagccccaccatgtttcactcttcggaGCAAAACCTGCGAGAAATTCGAAAGAATGTGAAAttagactcatccgaccaagtaACTTTCTTCTAGTACGTCATAGTCCGTGTTTAATACCTTCGGCATCACTTTTTCCTGCTACGATCATTTACATCAGTAATGAGTAGTTTTGTAATTTCACCGCACCTTGAAATTCCATGTTTATGGAGTCCCGTTCATGTTGTTTTCGTGCTAACAGATTTCGGGAGCGCGCCATTCAGTTCCGTACtgagttttgcagctgtcgtcgtctCAATTTTCGTCACATTTCTCTACAAAGACTGTCTACCACAATCACTAAACACAAACTTTCCTCCGCTTCGTGACTTACCAGATGCTGATTTCTCCGCTTTCCGTGTGTCTGGTATAAATCTTCGGAAGGGTTACTCtgggaacaccaaacacttcggctcctttGATTACGAAAGCATCCACCACACGAGCATTAACAGTTCgcctacgttcgaattcacttagctaagAAATAACGCACACACTCAGCACTGTATTGACCACGTGGATTGTATTGAGGATACCGCACAAGTGCTattcgttgtcaaatacaacagcacaacctgcaaacTTGGCTAGCATCTGGATTCATCTGCAAGCACTCATTTCTCGCGATTTTTCCGTATATTCCTGTACCGAGTTGTATTGAACAATAAACTACAGAGTACTCTCACAAGTGTTGTGAAACGATACACCGTCACAATAATGGAAAGGACAAGTATACCATACCATTATTTTACGAACTTCCAGCTTGGTGGGGCAGcttgttaatcagtacaacgaaaaagcagtccaagttgcaaacttacactgctggccaccgtaaatgcaacaccctgaaggaagcatccgaatcaagtgaaatttacaccatgagtttgcagcgatgagatatgcaactgattagaatttcagcgcagacgcacatcacgcgcgcctgtggcgccacctcatagcgccatttaaggcttggcgatttcgacgagtgtacgttcggcacgtgtgtttaccttgtggttgtttcacaagacgatcagttatgcctcgtagacaacagcgaacatcttttgatcaagtatccgagttcgacagaggaaggatagtggcttaccgagattgtggattatcatacagagaaatcgctagtcgtgttggacgaaaccaaacaactgtaatgcggatatgtgaccgttggatgcaggagggtacgacggaccgacgtggtcgatcgcattcacctcggtgcaccactgcacgtgctgataggcaaattgtgcgcatggcagtgacggatcgctcagtgacatcccgaaccatagcacagcacattgcgtctgtaacgcatcatccagtgtctgcgcttACCATTCgaagccgtttacagcagagtggtctgtccgcaagacgtccattgtttcgtctaccattgatgcagaaccacagacgtctccgtcgccaatggtgtgatgacagacggatatggacggcagaatggaatgacgttgtctttactgacgaggcacgcttctgtctgcagcaccacgatggtcggattcgagtgtggagacaccgtggagagaggatgctggacagctgcattatgcaccgccacactggtcttgcaccgggaattatggtatggggcggtattagatattactctcgcacgcctctagtacgcattgccgctactttaaatagccggcgctacatatccgaggtgctggagccagttgtccttccttaccttcagggctcggccacagccatatttcaacaggataatgcgcgaccacacgtggcacgcattgtccaaaggttcttcgtcaataaccagattgaattgcttccctggccggctagctctccggatctttcgccgatagaaaacatgtggtccatggttgctcaacgagtgacccagattacatccccagctgccacaccagatgatctttggcaacgtgtggaagctgcttgggctgctgtaccccaggaacacatccaacgtctctttgactcaatgccgagacgtgtggcagcggtgatctccaacaatggcggctactctggctactgattctggcaggaaccacatgtcacagacgtctgtaaacgtaatcatttgatacttgctcaacatgttatctacaaaataaattttgttgtgctacctcttgtctttcttggtgttgcatttacggtggccagcagtgtagtttcgcctcgagacccattttcaaaccatcataaaacagttgaaaatggcatttccgaagctgtctaaaatgtgcaacaaacattacagtgcatacagataactgtatgcactgtaaatattcattgcacataatgatttgaaaatgggtctctgcCCATAACTAGTCATCTAATGAATAAACAGTAAAAGTTTGCAAATTGGACTGGGTTCTCGTTCTACCATTATTTTATTCAATTAGCTACATATAGCTAGACACTGTAGCTGATGTCTGGTGGATTTTATGTCCTTCCTCATCAATCAAGATACTTTGAGCAACGCTGAAGTAGCGACACACTGGGAGAGAGACTTTCACAAAGTTGTTTACTATCTAGAGGACAGAGATGTACAATGTTATGTGCATTCCACGTCCCCTTAGTATAATGTCAGTCACAAAAAAACTTTACATCAGCATGTAGCGCGTGTCGCGAAAGTAAGAGAGTATTGCTGGGAATGCTGCTGGCAATGTCGTATCACAGTCTTGGAACATAAATGTGTTCCAGCACGGGTCGTCACATTTTTCTTAGGCTCTTAAAACTTAACGACTGAGGCTAACATTACCTTCACTTTAAGGTCAGCAAAAAATGAGCCCGAGATGGAGACGACAGCGATGTCGTAATCAGCGGTGAGGCCGTGCTTCTCGTGGCGGACCTTGTGAGCCACGTTGAACTGCGTGCCTCCGCTGCCGCGTGAGGAGGTGCCGGCCCTGACGGACAGGCCTCTGTTTTGAGTCAGGGAGAAGCAATGCGCAGCCGTCAGCAGCCAGGTCTCGCTGATGACAGAGCCGCCGCACACGTGCCGGCCCAGCGCCTCCAGCGACACCTGCCAGGGGAACTGCGAGATATCGGCCGGCAAGCTGCCCACCACGGGGCTTCCGACTCGGATACTGCGCCCCCGAAGCGACGGCGTGTACGGCGTAGAGCTGATAGGAGGGGAGTTGTGGCCTCCGAGCGCCGAACACTGGCTGCGCAGCAAGATGGGCGGCACGGCGCCGCATGCGGACACCAGCAGCCACAGCGCGGCGGCTGACGGCAGCATCTCGGCCCTTTGTCCGCCAACGGCTGCGACCCTGTAGGCATTTACAAAGGCCCGTCATATCGGTAAAGTGAAACCTCGCCCATCAGTACGTTTCTCACAGTTAAAAAAGTTAACTGAAGCGAAGTG
Coding sequences within:
- the LOC124788926 gene encoding trypsin delta-like, which codes for MLPSAAALWLLVSACGAVPPILLRSQCSALGGHNSPPISSTPYTPSLRGRSIRVGSPVVGSLPADISQFPWQVSLEALGRHVCGGSVISETWLLTAAHCFSLTQNRGLSVRAGTSSRGSGGTQFNVAHKVRHEKHGLTADYDIAVVSISGSFFADLKVKPVVLGRSELSGGAGVFVSGWGDMRHGDASSDQLHAVSMAIVERSLCNAIYRGLITDRMICAENTDTGKDVCHGASGSPLVQGAIQYGIASWGNGCSSATYPGVYTNVADLRYWIISTTGMK